Proteins from a single region of Chryseomicrobium sp. FSL W7-1435:
- a CDS encoding ABC-F family ATP-binding cassette domain-containing protein, whose amino-acid sequence MILLQVQNVTKSFAGEEVLINCKLEVKERERVALVGRNGAGKSTLLKIIAGEMGYDSGDIVMPKNKTFGYLEQHSGLESPLSIWDEMMTVFEPLKQQEQRLRSLELQMADPVVYNDAAVYEKVTQDYDQLQLDFKEAGGFRYESDTRSILHGLQFFPDDYDKPVQSLSGGQRTRLALAKQLLIQPDLLLLDEPTNHLDIETLAFLENYLKNYPGAIVIVSHDRYFLDQVTTLVYEISRRKMTRYVGNYSAYLDQKALDYERDVKQFDRQQEEKAKLEDFISRNLARASTTKMAQSRRKVLEKTDWMDSPSGDEKSAAFGFSIERESGNDVLRVDNVAIGYDTNVVASGITFPIYKRDRIALIGPNGIGKSTLLKTVMKKTPAFNGTISYGTNVQFGYYDQDQADLKSSKTVLQELWDEWPLFNEKDIRTALGRFLFSGDDVLKPVSSLSGGEKARLALAKLMLLKANTLILDEPTNHLDLDSKEVLENALLDFPGTLLFVSHDRYFINRIATKVVELAPDGSELFLGDYDYYLEKKEEERELQLLAAQDQAPSASSPTTVVTTQIDKSAKKRERQINRRLTELEQEMQDLDEQKAVIEAELCKPEVFGDHEQVGAFNKQLEAINELHDTASFEWLELQEELETL is encoded by the coding sequence ATGATACTATTGCAAGTTCAAAATGTAACAAAATCCTTCGCTGGTGAAGAGGTTTTGATTAATTGTAAATTAGAAGTGAAAGAACGTGAGCGTGTAGCACTCGTTGGACGAAATGGTGCCGGAAAGTCAACGCTTCTTAAAATAATCGCTGGTGAGATGGGCTATGACTCAGGAGATATCGTGATGCCGAAGAATAAGACGTTCGGCTATTTAGAGCAGCACTCCGGCTTAGAGAGCCCGCTATCGATCTGGGATGAAATGATGACTGTATTTGAACCCCTTAAACAACAAGAGCAACGACTGCGCTCGCTTGAGTTACAGATGGCAGATCCTGTTGTCTACAATGACGCCGCTGTCTATGAAAAAGTGACGCAAGACTATGATCAGTTGCAATTGGATTTTAAAGAGGCTGGCGGCTTCCGCTACGAGAGTGATACACGGTCCATCCTTCATGGGCTCCAGTTCTTCCCTGACGATTACGACAAACCGGTCCAATCGTTGTCGGGTGGTCAACGAACACGCCTAGCCCTTGCCAAGCAACTGTTGATTCAACCTGACCTTTTGCTGCTGGATGAGCCGACGAACCATTTAGATATCGAGACGCTGGCGTTTTTAGAAAATTATTTAAAGAATTATCCTGGAGCTATCGTCATAGTCTCCCACGATCGCTATTTCTTAGATCAAGTAACGACTCTTGTCTATGAGATTTCTCGTCGCAAAATGACACGCTATGTTGGGAACTATTCTGCTTACCTCGATCAAAAAGCCTTGGACTATGAAAGGGACGTTAAGCAATTTGATCGTCAACAAGAAGAAAAGGCCAAGCTTGAAGATTTCATCAGCCGAAACTTAGCCCGTGCGTCTACTACCAAAATGGCACAGTCCCGACGAAAAGTATTGGAGAAAACAGACTGGATGGACTCTCCAAGTGGCGATGAAAAATCAGCGGCATTTGGTTTCTCCATCGAACGAGAGAGCGGCAATGACGTCTTGCGCGTCGATAACGTCGCTATCGGCTATGACACGAATGTGGTGGCATCTGGTATCACATTTCCTATCTATAAGCGGGACAGAATCGCCCTTATCGGACCAAATGGAATCGGTAAATCCACTTTACTTAAAACTGTGATGAAGAAGACACCTGCTTTTAATGGCACGATCTCCTACGGAACCAATGTCCAGTTCGGTTATTACGATCAAGATCAAGCAGATTTAAAGTCTTCTAAAACCGTGCTACAGGAACTTTGGGATGAATGGCCATTGTTTAATGAAAAAGATATTCGCACAGCGCTCGGCAGATTTTTGTTCTCTGGAGACGATGTGTTAAAGCCTGTCTCTTCTCTTTCCGGTGGTGAAAAAGCGCGATTAGCTCTCGCCAAGCTGATGCTGTTAAAAGCCAATACATTAATTCTGGATGAGCCAACCAACCATTTGGACCTCGACAGCAAAGAAGTCTTGGAAAATGCGCTGCTCGACTTCCCTGGAACGCTGTTGTTTGTGTCACATGACCGCTATTTCATCAATCGAATCGCCACAAAGGTCGTGGAACTTGCCCCAGACGGCAGCGAATTATTTTTAGGTGACTATGACTACTATTTAGAAAAGAAAGAAGAAGAAAGAGAGTTGCAACTTTTAGCTGCTCAAGACCAAGCACCTTCTGCTTCATCGCCAACTACAGTTGTGACGACACAAATTGATAAGTCCGCTAAAAAGCGCGAACGGCAGATCAATCGTCGACTTACTGAATTGGAGCAAGAGATGCAGGACTTAGATGAACAAAAAGCAGTCATTGAAGCAGAGCTCTGTAAACCCGAAGTATTTGGTGATCATGAGCAAGTTGGAGCTTTCAATAAGCAATTAGAAGCTATCAATGAGCTGCATGATACGGCTTCATTTGAATGGCTAGAGTTACAAGAAGAATTAGAAACACTGTAG
- the tsaD gene encoding tRNA (adenosine(37)-N6)-threonylcarbamoyltransferase complex transferase subunit TsaD, whose amino-acid sequence MTYILGIETSCDETAASIVKDGTEIISNVVASQIESHKRFGGVVPEVASRHHVEQITLVIEEALERAGLTPKELDAVAVTEGPGLVGALLIGIQAAKAFAFAHQLPLVGVHHIAGHIYANALENPMQFPLLALVISGGHTELIVMQQDGHFEKIGETRDDAAGEAYDKVARVLSLPYPGGPHIDRLASESDGAVQFPRVWLEEGSYDFSFSGLKSAVINYQHNLKQKGEEINPAHVAAGFQQSVVEVVVEKTRRAAAQYNVRQVIAAGGVAANRGLRAALEQTFTEQGTPFYVPSLPLCTDNAAMIAAAGYSKYLAGERSDYAMNGRPGMPLTSWTNQLEQK is encoded by the coding sequence ATGACTTATATATTAGGAATTGAAACGAGCTGTGATGAGACAGCGGCTTCTATCGTAAAAGATGGCACGGAGATCATCTCCAACGTCGTGGCTTCTCAAATAGAGAGCCATAAACGATTTGGTGGTGTTGTACCTGAAGTTGCCTCTCGCCATCATGTCGAGCAGATTACACTCGTTATAGAAGAAGCTTTAGAAAGAGCAGGGCTGACACCAAAAGAGTTGGATGCAGTGGCTGTCACAGAGGGACCTGGACTTGTAGGGGCCTTGTTGATTGGCATTCAAGCAGCAAAAGCCTTTGCCTTTGCCCATCAGTTACCTCTTGTCGGTGTGCACCATATTGCCGGACATATTTATGCCAATGCATTAGAAAATCCTATGCAATTTCCTCTCTTAGCCTTAGTTATTTCAGGGGGGCATACAGAGTTGATTGTGATGCAGCAAGATGGTCACTTCGAGAAAATCGGCGAAACACGAGATGATGCAGCAGGAGAGGCATACGACAAAGTGGCACGCGTCTTGTCTTTACCGTATCCGGGTGGTCCTCATATTGATCGCCTTGCAAGTGAAAGTGATGGCGCTGTTCAATTTCCACGTGTTTGGCTAGAAGAGGGATCTTACGATTTTAGTTTTAGCGGGTTAAAATCAGCGGTTATCAACTATCAGCACAACTTGAAGCAAAAAGGGGAAGAAATCAATCCTGCTCATGTAGCTGCTGGGTTTCAACAAAGTGTTGTGGAAGTGGTCGTGGAAAAAACACGTCGAGCAGCGGCACAATACAATGTGAGACAAGTAATTGCAGCGGGTGGCGTTGCCGCTAATAGAGGGTTACGCGCCGCATTAGAGCAAACATTCACTGAACAGGGCACGCCATTTTATGTTCCGAGCCTGCCTCTTTGTACAGACAACGCTGCTATGATTGCAGCAGCTGGCTATTCCAAGTACTTAGCAGGCGAACGAAGTGATTATGCGATGAACGGGAGACCGGGTATGCCATTAACTAGCTGGACCAACCAGCTGGAACAAAAATAA
- the rimI gene encoding ribosomal protein S18-alanine N-acetyltransferase — protein sequence MNERISFRRMTLDDVDAVWELEKESFPAPWSRDAFVNEMIANRFAYYVVGELETGDLVAFCGMWLVTDECHITNVAVTSRCRGKGLGELLMKEAIRVTKEHGGRVMTLEVRVSNNVAQNLYRKLGFQEGGIRKNYYTDTHEDALVMWVEFE from the coding sequence ATGAATGAGAGAATTTCCTTTCGTCGGATGACGTTAGATGATGTTGATGCCGTCTGGGAACTTGAAAAAGAATCGTTTCCGGCGCCGTGGTCTCGTGACGCATTTGTCAATGAAATGATTGCCAATCGTTTTGCTTATTACGTGGTGGGGGAACTTGAAACAGGAGACCTCGTTGCGTTTTGTGGGATGTGGTTAGTAACGGATGAGTGCCATATTACCAATGTCGCAGTGACCTCTCGTTGCCGTGGCAAGGGCTTGGGTGAATTGCTGATGAAAGAGGCCATACGAGTCACAAAAGAGCACGGTGGACGCGTGATGACCCTAGAAGTACGTGTATCAAATAATGTGGCGCAAAACTTGTACCGCAAACTGGGATTCCAAGAGGGTGGAATTCGCAAAAACTATTATACGGATACGCATGAAGATGCGCTCGTAATGTGGGTGGAATTTGAATGA